The following proteins come from a genomic window of Lycium ferocissimum isolate CSIRO_LF1 unplaced genomic scaffold, AGI_CSIRO_Lferr_CH_V1 ctg23983, whole genome shotgun sequence:
- the LOC132043402 gene encoding uncharacterized protein LOC132043402 codes for MSTPAYYPKVKERYFYMRPLIWDPWFMPERETSIAVAWISFLELPPNFFARKAVFSMTSTIGKPLSVDLATTNRTRPSCVKVKVQLDLLSKHRTRINVAEVNEETGQSKSKWIKLNYDYLPKYCKHCKLQGHGEEECRSLHPELQRQFREETKKNETIEVEAQQKKENNRGGWNYKGKKEWMKSRHNKYVRDKSRIIIAEIGKENNKKEDKTVETKNAFDVLTKEDEEQEVVEVEQRISTKEWIKNNFPKSTSPKQQKQKENKGDSESGEGVQNKGGESIVDGHEIETIIEKNEENKDPRDVLQSEEGETIVAT; via the coding sequence ATGTCTACTCCAGCCTATTATCCTAAAGTTAAGGAGAGGTACTTCTATATGAGACCTCTCATCTGGGATCCATGGTTCATGCCTGAGAGGGAAACATCAATTGCAGTGGCTTGGATCAGCTTCCTAGAactccctccaaatttctttgCAAGAAAAGCAGTGTTTTCAATGACATCTACAATTGGAAAACCTTTATCAGTGGATCTAGCAACAACAAACAGAACAAGACCAAGTTGTGTAAAGGTGAAAGTGCAACTTGACTTACTATCAAAGCATCGTACTAGAATCAATGTAGCAGAAGTCAATGAAGAAACTGGTCAAAGCAAGTCTAAATGGATCAAGCTTAACTATGATTATTTACCCAAGTACTGCAAACACTGTAAACTACAAGGACATGGAGAGGAAGAATGTAGAAGTCTTCATCCAGAGTTACAGAGGCAATTTAGAGAGGAGACGAAGAAGAATGAGACCATAGAGGTAGAAGCacaacaaaaaaaggaaaacaatagAGGAGGATGGAACTATAAAGGGAAGAAGGAATGGATGAAAAGTAGGCATAACAAGTATGTAAGGGATAAATCTAGGATTATAATAGCAGAAATAGGCAAGgaaaataataagaaagaaGACAAGACAGTAGAAACAAAGAATGCATTTGATGTTCTGACCAAGGAGGATGAGGAACAAGAAGTAGTGGAAGTGGAACAAAGAATTAGTACTAAAGAATGGATAAAAAACAATTTTCCCAAAAGTACATCACCAAAGCAGCAAAAACAAAAGGAGAATAAGGGGGATTCAGAATCAGGAGAAGGGGTACAAAATAAAGGGGGAGAGTCAATAGTGGATGGACATGAAATAGAAACCATTATAgagaagaatgaagaaaacaaagatccAAGGGATGTGCTACAAAGTGAAGAAGGGGAGACTATAGTTGCAACATAG